The Brachyhypopomus gauderio isolate BG-103 chromosome 1, BGAUD_0.2, whole genome shotgun sequence genome includes a window with the following:
- the LOC143527309 gene encoding uncharacterized protein LOC143527309 isoform X1 encodes MKIVFEDRVPVHIAVAECSCVAGTALSNHNVALLFQTAHYSTLNLAAVPPVLSCTETEQRWHKPRTMGVKPGRVSDMVFLSSKPKQFTVADGVRSKRYKAVRGELPDPDVLKVDEQYKDFTADIAPLITTMAVSADVPLVDSAFGKVQAGSPISYQHPVPVSRVVVHHPDAPLPPPLPVDGYRLEPTNCQFVCSHQQHLHLQSLVTTFDMARKIEVATREQSNSVEWHRVRGPRITSSRFREICHVRGQSSAGILSQRIRKGVNQTAAMKRGLALEPVAIQEYCRIKNTNYWPCGFVIHPDAPWLGASPDGLVFDPTESPPFGLVEIKCPNAKSYVDCSYLKMQSGTLKLKQTHSYYWQVQGQLLLTGMEWCDFVVFAEDDILIQRIYRDCEVAKTIREKGDFLFFYFYMSV; translated from the exons ATGAAG attGTCTTTGAAGACCGTGTACCGGTGCACATTGCAGTGGCCGAGTGCTCCTGTGTGGCTGGGACAGCACTCTCCAACCACAATGTTGCACTACTgtttcagactgcacactactccacactgaACCTggctgctgtacccccagtcctaagctgcacagaaacagaacaACGCTGGCACAAGCCAAGAACCATG GGTGTGAAACCAGGCAGAGTAAGTGACATGGTATTTTTGTCCTCCAAGCCGAAGCAGTTTACAGTTGCTGATGGTGTAAG GAGTAAACGTTACAAGGCAGTGCGAGGGGAGCTGCCAGATCCAGATGTCCTCAAAGTTGATGAGCAGTACAAGGACTTCACTGCAGACATTGCTCCACTCATCACCACCATGGCCGTAAGTGCTGACGTCCCGCTGGTTGATTCAGCTTTTGGGAAAGTCCAGGCGGGTAGTCCCATATCCTACCAGCATCCAGTACCAGTGAGTCGGGTTGTAGTACACCATCCAGATGCCCCTCTGCCACCACCTCTACCTGTAGACGGCTATAGGCTTGAGCCTACTAACTGCCAGTTCGTTTGCAGTCACCAACAACACCTCCATCTGCAGTCACTTGTCACTACATTTGACATGGCAAGGAAGATAGAGGTTGCCACCAGAGAGCAGAGCAACTCTGTGGAGTGGCACCGAGTCAGGGGGCCAAGAATAACTTCCTCCCGATTCAGGGAAATatgccatgtcagaggtcagagttcTGCAGGAATCCTGTCACAAAGGATTCGAAAGGGAGTGAATCAAACTGCTGCAATGAAGAGGGGATTGGCACTGGAACCGGTTGCCATACAGGAGTACTGCAGaataaaaaacaccaattactgGCCTTGTGGGTTTGTCATCCACCCTGATGCCCCCTGGTTAGGGGCATCTCCTGATGGTCTGGTGTTTGACCCGACTGAGAGCCCACCCTTTGGACTGGTGGAAATTAAATGCCCCAATGCAAAAAGCTATGTGGACTGTAGCTACCTGAAAATGCAGAGTGGCACATTGAAATTGAAGCAGACTCACAGTTACTACTGGCAGGTACAAGGCCAGCTCCTACTTACAGGTATGgagtggtgtgattttgttgtattTGCAGAGGATGATATTCTCATTCAGCGCATATACAGAGACTGTGAAGTGGCTAAAACCATTAGAGAGAAGggagattttttatttttttatttttacatgtcaGTGTAA
- the LOC143527309 gene encoding uncharacterized protein LOC143527309 isoform X2 codes for MKTAHYSTLNLAAVPPVLSCTETEQRWHKPRTMGVKPGRVSDMVFLSSKPKQFTVADGVRSKRYKAVRGELPDPDVLKVDEQYKDFTADIAPLITTMAVSADVPLVDSAFGKVQAGSPISYQHPVPVSRVVVHHPDAPLPPPLPVDGYRLEPTNCQFVCSHQQHLHLQSLVTTFDMARKIEVATREQSNSVEWHRVRGPRITSSRFREICHVRGQSSAGILSQRIRKGVNQTAAMKRGLALEPVAIQEYCRIKNTNYWPCGFVIHPDAPWLGASPDGLVFDPTESPPFGLVEIKCPNAKSYVDCSYLKMQSGTLKLKQTHSYYWQVQGQLLLTGMEWCDFVVFAEDDILIQRIYRDCEVAKTIREKGDFLFFYFYMSV; via the exons ATGAAG actgcacactactccacactgaACCTggctgctgtacccccagtcctaagctgcacagaaacagaacaACGCTGGCACAAGCCAAGAACCATG GGTGTGAAACCAGGCAGAGTAAGTGACATGGTATTTTTGTCCTCCAAGCCGAAGCAGTTTACAGTTGCTGATGGTGTAAG GAGTAAACGTTACAAGGCAGTGCGAGGGGAGCTGCCAGATCCAGATGTCCTCAAAGTTGATGAGCAGTACAAGGACTTCACTGCAGACATTGCTCCACTCATCACCACCATGGCCGTAAGTGCTGACGTCCCGCTGGTTGATTCAGCTTTTGGGAAAGTCCAGGCGGGTAGTCCCATATCCTACCAGCATCCAGTACCAGTGAGTCGGGTTGTAGTACACCATCCAGATGCCCCTCTGCCACCACCTCTACCTGTAGACGGCTATAGGCTTGAGCCTACTAACTGCCAGTTCGTTTGCAGTCACCAACAACACCTCCATCTGCAGTCACTTGTCACTACATTTGACATGGCAAGGAAGATAGAGGTTGCCACCAGAGAGCAGAGCAACTCTGTGGAGTGGCACCGAGTCAGGGGGCCAAGAATAACTTCCTCCCGATTCAGGGAAATatgccatgtcagaggtcagagttcTGCAGGAATCCTGTCACAAAGGATTCGAAAGGGAGTGAATCAAACTGCTGCAATGAAGAGGGGATTGGCACTGGAACCGGTTGCCATACAGGAGTACTGCAGaataaaaaacaccaattactgGCCTTGTGGGTTTGTCATCCACCCTGATGCCCCCTGGTTAGGGGCATCTCCTGATGGTCTGGTGTTTGACCCGACTGAGAGCCCACCCTTTGGACTGGTGGAAATTAAATGCCCCAATGCAAAAAGCTATGTGGACTGTAGCTACCTGAAAATGCAGAGTGGCACATTGAAATTGAAGCAGACTCACAGTTACTACTGGCAGGTACAAGGCCAGCTCCTACTTACAGGTATGgagtggtgtgattttgttgtattTGCAGAGGATGATATTCTCATTCAGCGCATATACAGAGACTGTGAAGTGGCTAAAACCATTAGAGAGAAGggagattttttatttttttatttttacatgtcaGTGTAA